The Flavobacterium sp. CBA20B-1 genome includes the window AACTTGTAGCGGTATATCGAAATTATATTCAATACCAATTTGCCCAGCAGCAAAAATAAATAAATCACTTTCGTTGTAGTTTGGTAAACTGTATGACCATGAACCTAATCCACCACCAACACCAGCATACCAGTTAAAACCACCGTCAATATTCCATAACCATTGGTAAATACCTGTAGCCTTGATAGCATCGTAGTTTTTAGATGATCTCCAGCCTAAATCAATTTCTAAACGGTTATTTTCAGAAAGTAAACGTTGGTACGAAACTTCAGCACCAAAACCATCGCTATCACCAAAGCGTAAACCAAGTGCGTTTTTAGAAACGTTTTCTTGCGCTTGTGAAGCAAGCCCTGTAAGAGCTAAAAAGCTCACTAAAAAAATTCTTTTCATAATATTATATTCTTTTTTAGTAAAAATAATATAATTAGACATACATTCCAAAAAATGGCGGTAATTTATACTCATTCTGTGTGTTTTTAAAGCTCTTTCAATGCTAAAAAAAATTATAAAACTTTACATTATCTTAATATTACAGTAATATTTAGTTCATTTTAAAGGTTCAATTTTGTGCCAGCAGTCAATAGATAAACACAGTAAGTAAAATATTAATGATTAATGTATATCAATACAATCTATAATCATTCTATAAATTAAAAGAAAGTAAACGAAATATAAGGTTATTTTGGTTAGTTAATTTTTAGATTCATTTTTTCGCAAAAGTGTGTTTAAAAGAAGGAGTTTACTTTTCGGAGTAAACTCCTTTGATTTTTAGAGGTGGTTTATAACCTCTGCCAATTTTTCGGTAAGTTTTTTTCGGCTGAAATATTGCAAGCCAATACCATTTACTTTTAGTTGGTTTTGTTGGTACTTATAATAACAATCTAAAATATATTTTTTAACACTTCCTAAGTCGCTGTAAATAAAATAGTTACCTGTGTTGGTGTCTTTTATAATTTTTTCCACATCACTTTTTTCCGGCCCAATTGCCAAGATGGGCCTTTCGGCAGCCATATATTCAAATAATTTTCCCGGAATGATGCCTATTGTTTCATAAGAATCAATTTCAATCAATAGCAAAACCTGAGCACTTCGTTGGTATTTTAATGCTTCTGAATGGGGTATATATCCTATTGTTTTTGTATGATTTTGTAAATTAAATTCTTTTAGACTATCTAAAATTTCAGGACTCACTTTACCAATCAACTGCAGTTGGAAGTCGGATTTGAATTGCTCATTTTCTTTTAAAATTTCGTTCAATGCCTGCCATAAAATTTTGGGGTTTCGTTTGGAAAGCAACGAACCGATATGACTTACAGTAAACTTGGTATCTAAAGCTGGTTTTTCAACCGTCTCCACATCGTATCCATTGGTAATTACATGAATTGGTTTTGATGTTATTTCTGCAAATTCCTTCTTAGTTGTGTAACTTGTAGTAATAACAGTATCGGCTTTTGTTAAAACTTCCTTTTCTAAATATTTATGTTTTTGAGCCGATTTAGCACTTAGTTTTAATTCTTTATGATAGCCGATATTTGTCCATGGATCCCGAAAATCAGCAATCCATTTTACAGACAATTGTTTCTGCAATTCCATACCAATCAAATGCATGCTGTGTGGCGGTCCAGTCGTAATAATGATATCAATAGCATTCTTTTTTATATAGTTAGACAAGTAATTCACAGAGGGTTTTACCCAGCCAACTCGCGCATCTGGAATAAAAAAATTACCGCGAATATAAAGCAACAATTTTTCTACAAATGTTTGTTTTTTCTTTGCTTTAATAATTCCAGAACTGATTGTTTTGGTATTTTTTTTTGATAGAAACGATGCAATTTTATAAGGCTCATTAATTGGTTGTTTTAACACAATTGTGCGGTTTTGAACATCGTTTTCTAAATCATTATCAATAATGGGATAGGACGCATTTTCAGGCACATAGACAATTGGTTCTATATTGAATTCGGGTAGATATTTCACGAATTTTAACCAACGCTGCACGCCCGGACCTCCTGCTGGCGGCCAATAATAAGCAATAATGAGCACTTTTTTCATAGCTTTGAAAGTAGTTTATTGGTTAAAATAGATTTATTTACTATTGATTTAATTCGGGTTTTCCTCTTTTTTCGTAGCAGATTTCCAGATGTAAAAAACACCCGCAATTACAATTAATAATGCTATGATCGAGGTTATTAATGAAACGGTGCTACCTTTTTGTATCACTTCTGGTTCGAAAGCAAATGTAATTTCATGATTACCAGCAGGAACATATAATCCGCGTAGGGTGTAATTCACTTCCATCATTTCCATAGGTTTTCCATCGATTGAAATATTCCATCCTTTTGGATAGTAAATTTCAGAGAATACCGCAAAACCATCTGCTTTGTTTTGTGATTTATATACTAATTTATTAGGTTGATAATGCAATAAGTGTATTTGTGCCAAACTATCTACCTCAAAATTTGTTTTCGATACTTGTGCTGCATCATACACCAACGCTGTTTCTTTTGATTGGAATGATTTCATTGCTGTCATCATTTCATCTGCATTTGCTACTTTTTGAATGTTTTTAACAAACCAAGCATTTCCGTTTGCATCCGGATTTTCTAAGGCAATATCAGCTCCTTCTTCGTTTTTATTAATCACATATTTTACATTCAACATGTTTAAAACTTGAATGTTTTGCTGTGCAATTTGATAGTCAAACAAATCTTGAATTTTCTTAGGTTTTGCCGCATGGTATCCACCTAAAGAATGATGAAAATAGGAGCTTCGCGCGCTACTAAAACCGCCTTGTTGTTCAAAAACCCTAAAATGTGTAGTATCTTTTAAAATATGCTGATCTGCTGGTGTTTGCTGAAAAGGCTTTTCTACCATGTATTTTGCTACAAAGTTATCTTTGTTTACATAGTTGGTATCAATAGAAATTAAATCAATCACACCTAAAAAACCAACGATAATTACGGTAACTTTTGCAGTTAACTTTTCTTTATTGAATGCTAATAATGCTCCGAAAGCCAAAGCTATAAAGATAAAAGTTCGCAATAAATCTTTTGAATACATTGCCTTGCGGTCGTTTATTAAAGCAGCCAAAAAATCAGATCCGGCTTGTTGAAAAACTTGCGCATAATACGAATCGTTTGTTCCTTCAAAGCCTAAAGTTCCTTTTAAAACAAATAGTACAACAAGAAGTGTTGCAAAAACAATTCCCGACATTTTTAAAGCTTTAAACTGTTTTTCTTTAGACGCATTAAAAAATGCCTGTAAACCTAAAATTGCCAGCACTGGAAAACATAATTCAGCGATTACTTGAATAGATGTTATGGCACGGAATTTATTGTAAAGTGGCAACGTATCAATCAAAAAATCGGTTAAAAAGAAGTTGTGTCCCCAAGATAAAGCAATGGAAACAGCAGCCCCCGCACCCAAGTAATACTTTGCTTTTCTATCATCTACAAAAAAGCACAAGAGCGCTAAAAACAACACCACAGCTCCAATATATGCTGGTGCAGCTACAATTGGCTGTTCGCCCCAATAGGTAGGCGCATGGTCGGCAAATTGTTGTGCCGGAGCTGGATCGTATCCTTGCGATTGTAAAAAATTAAATACAAATTGATAGGTTTCTGATTGTGTACCAATTTTTTCGCCATTACCACCGCCCATAATTCGGGGAACGAGTAAATTAAAGGTTTCAAAATTACCGTAACTATACTCTGTGATGTACTCATGGGTCATTGCGTTGGTTGATGCTTTCGGTGAACCATCTGGAGCTATTGTTAATTCGCTATCGCTTCTGGTACTGAATTTTGCATATTCTGATGTAGCCATTAAATTGGTTGCATTCAAACCAATTGCTAAAATTCCAGCAACAACAAATATTCCAAACATTTTTAGTAGAGAAGAAACTTCTTTCTGTTTGATATAATATACGGAATAATAAATGGATACAATCACTAAAAATAGCAATAGATAATACGTCATTTGGAAGTGATTAGCCGAAATTTCCAGCGCAGCAGCAATCATTGTAAGAATTCCTCCCAAAAGATATTTTTTCCTAAAAACCAGATGCACACCAGCTAAAACCAATGGCATATAAGCAATTGCGTGAGCTTTGGCATTGTGTCCGGCTCCTAAAATCACAATTAAATAGGTGGAAAAACCAAACAATAACGCGCCAATAAAAGCCTTTAAAGGTTTTACTTTGTAGGTTAAAAGCAGTATATAAAATCCTATGAAATATAAGAAAACGTAATCGGCAGGACGCGGAAGAAAACGAATCACATAATCTAATTCTTTTATGTAATTATGTGGATATTTTGCGCCTAATTGATAAGTGGGCATACCGCCAAAAGCATTGTTTACCCAATAAGTTTCTTCGTTATTTGTTTGTCGAAAATCGTTTAATTCTTTAGCCATTCCGGTGTATTGCACAATATCGGATTGCATGATTTGCTTGCCCGAAAGTACCGGATAAAAGTATGCCAAAGCCACAACTACAAAACCCAATATTGCTAAAATATGAGGTACATAGTTTTTAAAATTTTTCATAGTACATAAATTTGATGCTAAATGTACTTATTATTTAGGAATTGAAGAAAAAAAAGTCTTGCATTGCAAGACTTAAATATTATTCTACTTCTTCAAAGTCGATATATTCACCAACTTTCTTTTTTTCTTTCGGAATTTTATTCTGTTTTAATTCACTTTCAAAATCAGGTTTTTGTGTTTGGTGATTATGTTGATTTTGATAGGCTTGCTGTTGTTTTTGAAAGTTTTCAGAAACTTTATTAACCGCTTTGTTGAGTAAATAGGGTGCTAGCAACTTAAAGGTAAACTTAAATAGATAGTAAACCAATACAATAATTAAAACGGTTTTTATAAAACTTTGAAAAGACGCTTGGTCCATTTTTATTTATTTTTTTAGATATAATTTCAAATATAGCACCTTTTCCCGTGATAAATTCTTATAGAAATCTTAAAAATTATTTATCAGCACTATCTTCCGTACGCTTTTTCCAATGTTCGTAACCACCACTTAACTGCGAAACTTTTTCAAAACCAAGTGATTTTAATAACTCATAAGCTTCTGTACTTCTTACACCGGACTGGCAAAAAACAATTAGCTCTCTATCTTTTGGAAAATGACGTATGGTTCTTGTAAATTCTTCTTCATGAATATTCAAATTCATTGCGCCAGGTATTGTACCTTCTTTGTATTCTTCAGTGGTTCTCACATCTATTAAAATAGGTGTTTTTTCTGTGAGTTTCATTAATTGATCCATTTCGATATTTTGTGCATGAACCGATAATCCACTTAAAAGAATGCTTAAAACTAAAATGACTTTTTTCATAGTACGAATTGTTTATTTATGACAAATATCAGAATTTATTTTTTTGCCTCTTATTATTTTTGTTTAAAAGTTTTGTAATGAATAGCTTAATTAACAAATATAATGTTCCCGGCCCCCGATACACAAGTTATCCAACTGTTCCTTTTTGGAATCAAGCTTATTTTTCAAGTAATAAATGGATCGCTCGTTTGCAACAAAATTTTGATTTAACCAATAGCACTGAAGGCATATCGTTATATATTCATCTGCCATATTGTGAAAGTTTGTGTACTTTTTGTGGGTGTCATAAACACATTACAAAGCAGCACAAAGTAGAGCAACCATATATCGATGCTGTTTTAAAAGAATGGAATTTGTATTTGAATCTGTTTGGAAGTAAGCCTATTATTAAAGAGTTGCATTTGGGTGGCGGTACGCCTACCTTTTTTAGTAGTACGGAATTAAAAAGATTGGTTGATGGAATTTTTGAAAAATCTGTAAAACATGAGCATTTAGAAATGAGTTTTGAAGGACATCCTAATAATACTTCAGAAACACATTTGCAAGTTTTGTTTGATTTAGGTTTTAAGCGAGTGAGTTTTGGTGTGCAAGATTATGATGAAAAAGTGCAAAAAGCAATTCACAGAAACCAGGCTTTTAACCAAGTGAGTGCCGTTTCTTTGAAAGCCAGAGAAATCGGCTATCAATCTATAACTCATGATATTATTTATGGATTGCCGTTTCAAACAATTGAAAGTATAAAAGACACTATTTATAAAACAGCACAGATAATGCCCGATAGAATTTCCTTTTATTCCTATGCACACGTGCCATGGATGAAAGGAAATGGGCAACGGGGTTTTAAAAACCATGATCTTCCGAAAAGCGAATATAAACGACAGCTCTATGAAGAGGGAAGAACGTTATTGCAGCAATTTGGTTATTACGAAATAGGGATGGATCATTTTGCAAAAGCAACAGATGATTTGTATAAATCATCTAAGAATAAGCAATTGCACAGAAATTTTATGGGATACACGCCTTCTAAAACAACAGTTTTGATTGGTTTGGGAGCATCGGCAATCAGCGATTGTGGAAATGCTTTTGCACAAAACGAAAAACAAATTCCTTTGTATTTAGCTTCTATCGAAAGAAATGAAATTCCTGTTTTTAAAGGGCATGTTTTATCAAATGATGATTTAGTTTTGCGCCATTGTATCACAGATATCATTTGCCGATACAGTACCGATTTAACGGCTGTTTATGCAATAATTCCTAAAGAGGAATTGCAAAATCGTTTGAATGAATTTTTGAACGATGAATTGATTACAATTGAAAACAATCAATTAACGGTTACTCATTTGGGTAAAACTTTTGTACGCAATATCTGTATGGCTTTTGATGAATATTTAATTCAAAACACACCTTCAACCCAATTGTTTTCAATGACTATTTAAACAAAACATCCTGAGCAAAAACTCAGGATGTTTGTGTATAATTATTGTACAAAATCACTTAGATAGGAAAATCGTTCGGTTAATTTTCCATTTTCGCAAATAGTGGCTCTTTCCAATATACCTTCCTTATCGTTATCAAAAAAAGCAGGAATGATTTCTTTTAAAAAGATTTCTCCAAAGCCTTCGCTTGCATCTTTTGGCAACTCGCACGGTAAATTATCAACTGCCATTACCACTACCGCCGCAGGATGATCAATTGCTACTTCTTTGTTTTCTCGCGGATAATATCCGTAAATTGGATCGGCAATAGTTGAAGCTCGCAAAGTGCAATCAATGGGTCCGTTGATATCGCAAGAAATATCTGCAACTACTTTTATGGCATTGTTTGCATGGTTCAGCATTTCTTTTGTTAATATTTTTGGCGACCCATCTTTATAAAAATGTCCGGCAATAAAAATATCGGCTACTTTCGAAAATTTTTCAAAATCGCTGGTGTAATCCAAAGGATTTTTCTTGAAATCTTCAAATGAACCGGTTGTTCCATCAATTTTTTTATAGTAATCTTCAACATCGATATGCACATAAACAGGCTCATCAAACTCTTTATTCAAGAATTTTTCAACTGAAACCTCTTTCATCTTCATTCCGTCTAAAATTTCTTTCGCACCAAATCCTACTTTGCCTTTTCCTGTTAAAACCACTTTGATAGGAGGAAGAAACACTTTGTTTAAGCGATCAATTAAATCTTTTTGAGTCTTTAATTCTTCGGCTTTTTTGAGATTAAACAAATCAAACTTTATTCCAAAAGCTCTAAAAGCATTATAAGCGCCAACAATTCCGGCATATCTACCAAAACCAATTAAGCGTGTTCCTTTATTATCAACCAATGTTTCATGGTCAATTAAACGAATGTTTTTTTCTAAACAAGCTTTAAGCAACTTTTGATTGTATATTTGTTTTTTTATGGTATGTGAAAAAAAGAAATACGTTTTGTTAGAAATTAATTTTTCGATAGGCACTTCTTTAACGCCAAAAAGCACATCGCAATCTGCCATGTCTTCTGTTATTTCAAAACCTAATTGCTCGTATTCTTCATCTTTGAAAACTCTAATTGGTGAAGATTCTACTTTAAAAGTTGCAGTAGGATAGGTGTTTTTAAAGATTAATAATTCTTGCGGCGAAAAAACTACCCTTTTGTCAGGTGGTGTTTTCCCTTCGCGTATTATTCCAAATTTCATATACTATGTTTTATTTTAGCGAATATATGAAAATTAAATGAACAGCCCAAACAGGCTGTTCATAAGGATTAATCGCAACTTACGTTTTGATATATTTTGTCTTCTTCTTTAATTTTATCGTCACAATTTCCGTCTAAACTGCCAATGTATCTTAACTGCGGCTGTTCTTCGGTGCCTATATTTTCATACACTTCGCAATGACAAGTGTCCGACGATTCACAACTTGCTAAAAAAGCAATTCCTAAAAGGGTTAAAAACTTTTTCATCATTCTTATTTTTAATATTTTACGACTAATTATTATCAAAAATTAAACCAAATCTTTAAATTCTTGCTTTAATCTGTTTTTTGCCAAGTCGGTAACAGAATTCGATTCTCTTACTTGCAATAATTTCTGTTGTAATGTATGGGCATCTTGCACCTCTTCTTTTAAACTTGTTTTTAAAATTTGTTGAATAATGGTTTGTTTCGCGGTAGCAATCAATGCCCATGCTTCTTCGGAAACATACAATTGTTGCGAGATATTAAAATCATATTCTTGTTCAATATTTTGAATTAGAAATGAGGCATAATCTTGCTTCAACTCTGAAATAGGTGCCACTCGAACCACTAATTTTTGTAAATCTATACGTTCCATCAAAATAATTAATCGCTCATAAGCCTGCACAATTTGTGGCGTAGCTTTTCGGGCTGGTTCTTGCGGTGCAAAGGCATTTCCTTGGTGCTGTAAGCGTTCCCGTAAAAACGCTTCGGTTTGTTTCTCGCGCGCAATTGACTTTCTGTTAAACAAATAGAACAACAGAACAATTACAACCAAACCTAGTAAAATAAGTAATGATTCTTTCCAATCTACTTTTAAATCGATCATTTTAATGCATTTTAAAAAACAAATATAAACCTAAAATAATATTATTTGCTACTTATTTTTAGTAGTAGTAACTTTGTTTTTTCTGAAAATAAATCTATGCAACAATATATCGATCAGTTAAACGAAGCACAGCGTGCTCCCGTACTGCAAAAAAATGGACCTATGATCATCATTGCGGGTGCAGGTTCGGGTAAAACACGTGTGTTAACGCTGCGAATTGCTTATTTAATGCACTTAGGGGTTGATGCTTTTAATATTTTGGCACTTACATTTACCAACAAGGCGGCCAAAGAAATGAAAGAGCGTATTTCTAAGATTGTGGGTTCGGCAGAAGCCAAAAATTTGTGGATGGGAACTTTTCACTCAGTTTTTGCCCGAATTTTGCGAGCCGAAGCAGACAAATTGGGATATCCTTCTAATTTCACCATCTATGATTCGCAAGATTCTCAGCGGTTAATTGGACAAATCATCAAAGAAATGCAGTTAGATAAGGATATTTACAAGCCCAATCAGGTGCTTAGCCGTATATCCAACTACAAAAATAATATGATTACAGTTAAGGCTTATTTCAACAATCCCGAACTGATGGAGGCCGATGCAATGGCAAAAAAACCACGAATTGGGGATATTTACCAAGCCTATGTGGAAAGATGTTTTAAAGCAGGTGCGATGGATTTTGACGATTTGTTGTTGAAAACCAACGAATTATTGATTCGTTTTCCGGAAGTCTTGTTAAAATATCAAGATCGCTTCAGGTATATTTTGGTTGATGAGTATCAGGATACCAATAACTCGCAATATTTAATCGTGAAAGCCTTGGCAGATCGTTTTCAAAATATTTGTGTGGTGGGCGATGATGCACAGTCTATATACGCATTTCGAGGGGCGAATATCAATAATATCTTCAATTTTCAGAAAGATTTTGATAACGTACAAACCTATCGATTGGAACAAAATTATCGCTCCTCAAAAAATATTGTGGAAGCTGCAAACACCGTTATCGACAAAAATAAAACCAAATTAGATAAATTGGTATGGACCGAAAATCCCGATGGTTCCAAAATTAAAATTCATCGATCAATTACCGATGCAGAAGAAGGACGCTTTGTGGCATCAACCATTTTTGAAGAAAAAATGACCCATCAAATGCAGAATGGCGATTTTGCAATTTTGTATCGAACCAATGCCCAATCGCGTGCAATGGAAGATGCGTTGCGAAAAAAAGATATTCCTTATAGAATTTACGGCGGTTTATCGTTTTATCAACGCAAAGAAATTAAAGATGTTTTAGGATATTTAAGACTGATTGTAAATCCAAAAGACGAAGAAGCACTCGTGCGCGTGATAAATTATCCAACCCGCGGAATTGGAAACACTACGGTGGAAAAACTGAATATTGCTGCCAACCATTACAAAAGAAGTATTTTTGAAGTGATGGAGCATATTGATAAAATCGATTTAAAACTGAACGCCGGCACAAAAAGTAAAATAAGCGATTTTGTTACCATGATTAAGAACTTTCAAATCATTAATCAAAATAACGATGCGTATTATTTAACAGATTATGTGGTAAAAAAAACAGGATTGATCCAAGAATTGAAAAAAGACGGCACTCCTGAAGGTATTACCCGTTTAGACAATATTGAGGAACTTTTAAACGGTATTAAAGATTTCACCGAAGGACAAAAAGAAGTAGATGGTGCACGAGGAAGTTTGGCTGAATTTTTAGAAGATGTAGCCCTTGCAAGCGATTTGGATAATGACAAAGGCGATGACGACCGTGTGGCATTAATGACCATTCACTTGGCAAAAGGATTGGAATTTCCCACCGTTTTTGTAGTTGGTATGGAAGAAGATTTGTTCCCAAGTGCCATGAGCGTGAATTCTCGTGCCGAATTAGAAGAAGAACGCCGCTTGTTTTATGTGGCATTAACACGTGCCGAGCACAAAGCATATTTAACGTATGCACAATCGCGTTACCGATGGGGAAAATTAGTAGATTGTGATCCGTCGCGCTTCATTCAAGAAATAGATCCGCAGTATATAGAATTTCTTTCTGCACCTGAAACCAACTACCGATACAAATCAAGTATCAATGAAGATATTTTTGGAGATGTAGATAAATCTAAATTGCGCTTAAACAAACCCGTGGCAGGCATTCCACCAAAATGGGTCAAAGAAAACGAAGACCCAAAACCCAATCATGACATCAGAAGATTGAAAGATATGAGTAAGATTTCAACTTCAAATGCTTCATCAAACGAAAATTCTTCGTTACAAGAAGGACAAATTATCATGCACGAACGTTTTGGTAAAGGAAAAATTCTTAACTTAGAAGGAGCCGGAGCAGACAAAAAAGCTGAAATTCATTTTGAAGTAGGCGGAATTAAAAAATTGCTGCTGCGTTTTGCAAAATTAAAACCAATAGGGTAGGTTCGTTTAAAGTTTAAAGTTTAAAATTTTTTGAAAGCTTTTATTCTGAACAATTTACTAAACAACTCATTTTCAAATTATCTAATTGTATAAAATTGGCAAAATTATAAATGATATTTCAAAGTTCTAAATATCAACATAAAAATAACCAAAAAAAAAGAAAAAATATTATGTATGAATCTATAATAGTTCTACTTATTATTTTTGTTTTATATGGATTTTTTATTGAGTCATCATATATCGGCAAAGATTACAGATACGATATATTTGTATTTTGTATACCAATTTTAATTGGGTTATTCATTGCTATAAGATTTAACCTATTAGAGCTGGATTATAAGAAAATTAATTCAAATATAAAAAAGGAAAAGATTCACATTAAAATTATTTACAGTTTACTAATAAGTTTAATTTTTTTTATTTTTTCTATAATTATGTTTTGGATTCCTTCAAATATAATTTGGGATGTATTAAATAAAATTGAAGCTAGAAAAAAAATACAGAAGTTATTTCAATTCCAATAGACAATTTTACAAAATCTAGACATTCAAATAAGATATATTTTAAATTTAAAAATCGAACAGAGAGTATAAAAGTTAACTCAAAAACAATAAACCTATATATAGATAAAGATCCAAATAATTATATTATTAAAATAGGTGTTAAAAAAGGCATTTGGAATCATTATATTATAAATCATTGGAATATTGAATTGAAGTAATTTAAATATTTTAAGTACAATCTAAAAATTAAAATTATGGCAAAATTTATAAAAATATATCCTGATAATCCTAACGAAAAGGAAATTCAGAAAGTCGTTAAAATATTAAAAGAAGGCGGTTTGGTAATTTATCCCACCGACACTGTTTATGGTTTGGGTTGCGACATTACCAACAGCAAAGCGCTGGAGCGTATTGCAAAAATCAAAGGAATTAAACTAGAAAAGGCCAATTTTTCTTTTGTATGTAATGATTTGAGCAATATTTCTGAATATGTAAAAAATTTAGATACATCATCGTTCAAAATTCTGAAAAAAGCATTGCCCGGTCCCTACACTTTTATTTTAGAGGGAAACAACAATCTACCAAAAGAGTTTAAAAAGAAGAAAACAGTTGGTATCCGTGTACCCGATAACAGCATTGCATTAGAACTGGTAAAACAATTGGGAAATCCTATTCTTTCAACCTCTATTTATGATGAAGACGAGGTGCTTGAATATACAACAGACCCAGAATTGATTTTTGAAAAATGGCAAAACAAAGTAGATGCAGTAATAGACGGTGGCTATGGTGACAACATCGCATCAACTATTATTGATCTAACAGGCTCTGAACCAGAAGTTATTCGTGAAGGTAAAGGTGCTATTGATATGCTTTAATATTCCAATCCGAATGTATTATTAAACATTTGGATTTTTTTATTGTTCTGGTGAAAAGGAGCCTATTGTTTTATTGTTCACCACAAATGAATTGTCATCTTTTATAAATCGGGCTTGAATAATTTGAATAGTATGCTGATAACTGGTTACTTGTCCGTTTGCATTTGTTTGAACACTCGAATCAATTTGAACGGTTCCGTTTGTTGCCAACCAATCTTCATTAATGGTTTGTGAAGGAAATTCACAAAAACCTAAATCGCCCGGAATGTTACTACCAAAAACAAAATATCTTAAAAAATTGGTGTTGCTTAAAGTAATCGTTTGTGTTTGATTGCTTGTTGGAAAAACAAAACCTTCTGGCAACTGTAAATGCACAATTTCGTTTAAATTTCTTCCTGTTAAAACATTGTCGCAATTTCCGAAATTTGTAGTAAAATTAAAGCCCATACGGTTAACACGATACACATAGGTTCCATAAGGCAATGTAGTATATTTAATTTCGGAAGTACCATTAGATAAAGTAATATTCTCAAAATTTATGGTATATGCATAACTTATGTTTACCGATGTTTCTGTAACCACTGGAACCATTGTGCGGGTATAATGAATGCTCCCGCCAGGAAGTGAGGTATATTCCGAAGTTACCTTAGGATTTGCAGGTGGTAGCAATGCACAAATGGCATTTGAGTTAATTGCACTGTCATATGTTCGGTAATAAATTTGTGAATTGGAAGTATTCAATGTTCTGCGCACATTAAAATCAGATAAGGTATCTAAATCTGTTCCATTTGTTCCGTTAGAAAAATCAATCAGTAGCAATTCGCTATTATTTGTTTTAAAATAAAGCTCTTTATCAGCACACTTTTGAATTTCTTTGCCATCAAAATTCAAGTTTTCAAAAACCAAATCGCCGTCATTACAAGCAGTTACGCTTAAAGCAAGCACCAATAAACCCACTATTTTTTTCATAGAATACAAAGTTTGCTACAAAAATAACTTTTTTAGCAGCAAAACAGCTGTTATCCATTAAATTTTTATATTTGATTTTTATTCTAAAAAATAT containing:
- a CDS encoding glycosyltransferase family 4 protein, whose translation is MKKVLIIAYYWPPAGGPGVQRWLKFVKYLPEFNIEPIVYVPENASYPIIDNDLENDVQNRTIVLKQPINEPYKIASFLSKKNTKTISSGIIKAKKKQTFVEKLLLYIRGNFFIPDARVGWVKPSVNYLSNYIKKNAIDIIITTGPPHSMHLIGMELQKQLSVKWIADFRDPWTNIGYHKELKLSAKSAQKHKYLEKEVLTKADTVITTSYTTKKEFAEITSKPIHVITNGYDVETVEKPALDTKFTVSHIGSLLSKRNPKILWQALNEILKENEQFKSDFQLQLIGKVSPEILDSLKEFNLQNHTKTIGYIPHSEALKYQRSAQVLLLIEIDSYETIGIIPGKLFEYMAAERPILAIGPEKSDVEKIIKDTNTGNYFIYSDLGSVKKYILDCYYKYQQNQLKVNGIGLQYFSRKKLTEKLAEVINHL
- a CDS encoding YfhO family protein, which translates into the protein MKNFKNYVPHILAILGFVVVALAYFYPVLSGKQIMQSDIVQYTGMAKELNDFRQTNNEETYWVNNAFGGMPTYQLGAKYPHNYIKELDYVIRFLPRPADYVFLYFIGFYILLLTYKVKPLKAFIGALLFGFSTYLIVILGAGHNAKAHAIAYMPLVLAGVHLVFRKKYLLGGILTMIAAALEISANHFQMTYYLLLFLVIVSIYYSVYYIKQKEVSSLLKMFGIFVVAGILAIGLNATNLMATSEYAKFSTRSDSELTIAPDGSPKASTNAMTHEYITEYSYGNFETFNLLVPRIMGGGNGEKIGTQSETYQFVFNFLQSQGYDPAPAQQFADHAPTYWGEQPIVAAPAYIGAVVLFLALLCFFVDDRKAKYYLGAGAAVSIALSWGHNFFLTDFLIDTLPLYNKFRAITSIQVIAELCFPVLAILGLQAFFNASKEKQFKALKMSGIVFATLLVVLFVLKGTLGFEGTNDSYYAQVFQQAGSDFLAALINDRKAMYSKDLLRTFIFIALAFGALLAFNKEKLTAKVTVIIVGFLGVIDLISIDTNYVNKDNFVAKYMVEKPFQQTPADQHILKDTTHFRVFEQQGGFSSARSSYFHHSLGGYHAAKPKKIQDLFDYQIAQQNIQVLNMLNVKYVINKNEEGADIALENPDANGNAWFVKNIQKVANADEMMTAMKSFQSKETALVYDAAQVSKTNFEVDSLAQIHLLHYQPNKLVYKSQNKADGFAVFSEIYYPKGWNISIDGKPMEMMEVNYTLRGLYVPAGNHEITFAFEPEVIQKGSTVSLITSIIALLIVIAGVFYIWKSATKKEENPN
- a CDS encoding DUF4834 family protein, encoding MDQASFQSFIKTVLIIVLVYYLFKFTFKLLAPYLLNKAVNKVSENFQKQQQAYQNQHNHQTQKPDFESELKQNKIPKEKKKVGEYIDFEEVE
- a CDS encoding rhodanese-like domain-containing protein, whose translation is MKKVILVLSILLSGLSVHAQNIEMDQLMKLTEKTPILIDVRTTEEYKEGTIPGAMNLNIHEEEFTRTIRHFPKDRELIVFCQSGVRSTEAYELLKSLGFEKVSQLSGGYEHWKKRTEDSADK
- the hemN gene encoding oxygen-independent coproporphyrinogen III oxidase is translated as MNSLINKYNVPGPRYTSYPTVPFWNQAYFSSNKWIARLQQNFDLTNSTEGISLYIHLPYCESLCTFCGCHKHITKQHKVEQPYIDAVLKEWNLYLNLFGSKPIIKELHLGGGTPTFFSSTELKRLVDGIFEKSVKHEHLEMSFEGHPNNTSETHLQVLFDLGFKRVSFGVQDYDEKVQKAIHRNQAFNQVSAVSLKAREIGYQSITHDIIYGLPFQTIESIKDTIYKTAQIMPDRISFYSYAHVPWMKGNGQRGFKNHDLPKSEYKRQLYEEGRTLLQQFGYYEIGMDHFAKATDDLYKSSKNKQLHRNFMGYTPSKTTVLIGLGASAISDCGNAFAQNEKQIPLYLASIERNEIPVFKGHVLSNDDLVLRHCITDIICRYSTDLTAVYAIIPKEELQNRLNEFLNDELITIENNQLTVTHLGKTFVRNICMAFDEYLIQNTPSTQLFSMTI